The window ACCTCAATTAACAATTGTCTTTCCCAGCTAGATCATGATGATTTAGCGGATTATGAAAAAGACCGTATTATGCGTCGGCTTCGTCAGCTTGTTTGTCAAGCTTGGTATACAGATGAAATACGTAAACAGCGACCAACACCTATTGATGAAGCAAAATGGGGATTTTCTGTCATTGAAGACAGTTTATGGGAAGGTGTTCCTTTATTCCTTCGAGAATTTAATGATCAATTAGTCTATGCTTTTGATCAGCAATTACCGGTTGAGCAAGTGCCAATAAAATTCACCTCGTGGATGGGGGGAGATCGTGATGGAAATCCTAATGTAACGGCTAAGATAACTGCGAAAGTAATGCTGCAAGCGCGTATTAAAGCGATAGAGTTATTTTTAGCGGATATTCAAGTTCTTGTTCGTGAATTATCAATGTCTGAATGTACAGACGATGTATTAGATTATCTTGCTGTAGGTACTGAATGTGCTGAGCCATACCGAGTCGTAATGAAAAAATTACGAATTCGATTAGTTAATACCCATTTATACTTAAAATCGCTCCTCAATGAAGAGGATATTTTACCGCCAGCTGATATTTTGTTGAAAAATGAGCAATTATGGCAACCACTGTATATGTGCTATAACTCGCTGATTGCTTGTGGTATGTCAACCATCGCTCATGGGCCATTATTGGACACATTACGTCGTATTAAAAGTTTTGGTTTACAATTGGTACGTTTAGATATTCGTCAAGATAGCTCTTTCCATACACAAGCTCTTGATGCATTGACACAAGAGTTAAAAATCGGGAGTTATGCTTCATGGAGTGAAGAGGAAAAACAACAATTTCTATTAACTGAATTGGCCTCTAATCGTCCTTTACTCCCTTACCAATGGCAGCAGGAAGAACAAGTAAAAGAGGTTTTTGATACTTGCAAAGTTATTGCTCATGCGGGAGAAGAGTCAATTGCGGCTTATGTCATTTCAATGGCGAAAACGCCGTCTGATATTCTTGCTGTCTGCTTATTACTGAAATCAGCAAATTGCCAGAAAGAGATTCCGATTGTACCGCTTTTTGAAACATTAGATGATCTTAATAACGCCAAATCAGTGATGCAAAAATTGCTTGATATTCCGTGGTATCGAGAAAAAATTAATGGTCGACAGATGGTTATGATCGGCTATTCCGATTCAGCAAAAGATGCCGGAACACTTGCTGCATCTTGGGCACAATATCGTTCACAAGAAGAACTGGTTAAACTTTTTGCAGATTACCAAATTGAACTAACACTATTTCATGGTCGAGGTGGTTCAATTGGTCGAGGTGGTGCACCTGCTCATGCAGCCTTACTTTCTCAGCCGCCAGGCTCTTTAAAAGGTGGACTACGAGTCACTGAACAAGGGGAAATGATTCGCTTTAAATTAGGGTTGCCTGAAATTGCGTTGAGTAGTCTCATGCTTTACGCTTCAGCTATCTTACAAGCAAATTTATTGCCGCCACCTAATCCGCAACAAGCATGGCGAGATATCATGGATGAAATGTCGGTAAAATCCTGCCAATGTTATCGCCATTATGTCCGTGATGAGCCTCAGTTTGTCTCATATTTCCGTGCAGTGACCCCCGAAGCTGAATTGGGTCGCTTGCCTCTCGGTTCTCGTCCCCAGAAACGTAACAAAGGTGGCGGAATCGAAAGCTTACGCGCTATTCCTTGGGTTTTTGCATGGACACAGAATCGTTTGATGTTACCTTCTTGGCTTGGAGCAGGTACGGCCTTAAAAGGCGCAATAACAGATGGAAAAGAAAATCTACTAAAAGAGATGTATTATCACTGGCCGTTTTTTAATACGCGCCTAGGTATGCTGGAAATGGTTTATGCTAAAGCTGATACCAATATTTACCAATACTATGAAAAACGATTAGTTGACCGTTCAATGTGGCATCTAGGTGATATGCTATGTAGTATGTTAAAAGAGGATATTGAAACAGTATTAAAAATTACTGATGATGATAGTTTAATGGCTGATTTACCGTGGATCGCCGAATCTGTCGCGTTACGAAATACTTATATCGAACCGTTGAACTTACTGCAAGTTGAACTCCTCGAGCGTTCACGTAAAAATCCACAAGAAAATTCAATTGTTGAACAGGCGTTAATGATTACTATATCGGGTATTGCTGCTGGTATGCGTAACTCAGGTTAAGGTCAAAAAAGATTGGCATATTCATGTGCCAATCTTTTTTTTTAATCAGTTTCGTCGTTGTATTCATCTTGTCTTAGTAACTCGGCTAAATTGGCTTTTGCATCTTCGTCACCTTGTTCGGCGGCTTTAGTAAACCAGTAGATAGCTCGGCCCTTATTTTTAATAATACCATTACCATCAAGATATTTTGTTGCTAAATTATATTGCGCATCCATACTGCCATTCTCTGCCGCTTTAATATACCATTCAACAGCTTTTACCGGATCTTGCTCAACGCCACCACCAATATCATACATTACACCAATGTTAAATTGGGCATCAACATTGCCATTATCTGCGGCTTTTGTAAACCAGTAAGCTGCTTTCGAATTATTCGGTTTAGTTCCGATTCCTGTTGCATACATAATACCTAGATTATACATAGCCGGTACATAATCATGCTCCGCAGCCTCGGTGTAACAATAAATAGCGGCAAGATAATCTTGCGTGATTCCATCACCCTTTTCAGACATGACCGCTAAATAATACAGGGCTTCGCTATTACTCTCTTTAGCCGCTTTACTAAACCAATCTGCTGCAATTTTTTTATTTTGTGGAATGCCATCACCAAAAAAGTAGATTAGTCCGATATTTAAGTTAGCATCAGAGATGCCTTGTTGACCCGCTAATGTGAACCAATCGATTGAAAGTAATATATTTCTAGTTGTACCCGTACCATTTTTATAGGCTAATGCTAAATTATATTGCGCTAAAGCAAAATGTTGATTAGCGGCTTTTTGGTAGTATTCAAATGCTTTTAGTAAATCTCGATTGACTCCTAGCCCATCAACATAAAGATTTGCGAGGTTATTTTGCGCTTTTGCCATTCCCTGATCAGCCGCTTTTTTATACCAAAATGCGGCTTTGATATAGTTCGTTTCGGTACCCAGTCCTTGTTGGTAGATATTAGCAAGAGAATATTGTGAATCGGCATCACCTTTTTCGGCGGCAGCTTGTAATGATGGGATTAATGCAGAAGGGTCATTAATTATGATCTTTGTTGATGAAGCTGAATTTTGAGTTAGTGTATTGGCATGTGTGATGTGCTCCTAGTTTAGTGGAGACTTTTTAGTAACAAAAAAGGAGTCTCAAATGAGTAAAAAATACGATCCCCAATTTAAACAAGAAGCGATCAATTTAGCCCTAAATAGCGAACAAACTTATCGACAAACAGCCAATGATTTAGGTATAAATTACAAAACATTTTGTAATTGGATGTACCAAACGATGAATAAACCAACCCATCAAGCGATAAAATCAAATAAAAAACCAGACTATCACGAACTTGAGCGTCAAAATAAAGCGATGAAAAAAGAGCTTGAGCTACGTAAAAAGGAGATCGATATCCTAAAAAAGGCCGCTCAGTACTTTGCGAGCCTGAAATAGCAAGGTACGAATTTATTAAAAAGCAAAACACGCTATCTAAGCGTCGTTTATTTCATCTATTTGACGTGTCAAGTAGTGGTTACTATGCCTATTTAAAGCGATTACCGTCTCAGAGAACAGTGTTTAATCAGCAGCTTGACAAAAAGATTGAAACACTATTTGAAGATCATCGGCATCTCTATGGTTATCGGCGTTTACATGTCGAACTTTTGGAGGAAGGCTATTGTTTATCACGTGAACGAGTTCGTCGACGAATGCACAAGCTTCACCTTAAAGCAAAACAACGCAAAAAGTATAAACAAACAACGCACAGTAACCACAACAAACCGGTCGCTGAAAATATTTTAGATAGGCACTTTACCATGGACACACCTAATCAAGCTTGGGTATGCGATATAACTTATATTAAAGTGAACGGACAGTGGTTATACCTCGCGATTGTACTTGATCTCTACTCTCGTAAAATCATAGGCTGGGCGATGGATACGCATATGGAAAGCTCGCTAGTTTGTCAAGCCTTAACTATGGCTTTGCTTCATCGGGGCTATCCAAGTAAAGTGATTGTTCATAGTGACCGTGGTGGCCAGTATTGTTCCGATGATTACCAAGCTATATTAACGGCTTATGGCTTAACGTGTAGTATGAGTCGCAAAGGTAACTGTTGGGATAATGCGGTGGCTGAAAGCTTTTTCCATACCTTAAAAACAGAATGGATTTACCGACACAAACTAGAAAATATGGCACAAGCTAAATCGATGATCTTGTGGTACATTGAGGTTTACTATAACCGAGTAAGAAAACATTCATATTTAAACTATTTATCACCTGTTCAATTTGAAGAAAAAATGATTTAATAATTTGAAAATAACTCTCCACTAAAATGTGGGCAGATCAGTGTAGTCGATATAAAAATCAACAAGCATAATAATACAATAAATGGGCGAGTTAGGGTCATCACACATATCCAATCAAATTCTTAATAAGCATTTTCAGTATAAATTTTGTAAATTATACATAAAGATTTTGATCGATAATAGTACTTGTTGATTAATAAAAAATCGTGGTAAAGATGACTTGATAACTATTGATAATCTTAATCGATTATTATTTTTTTCCAAAAAAATCAATAAGTCAGTTATTAATAAGCTTATTATTGATAGTGAACACTTACTTTTTAAAGTAATGAGACGTATTTATTATTTTTATGGTATTTAATTTTTTTAAAGTATAAATAATTTTTATTAAATTTAAGTTTTATTGATTGAAAAACGGACAAATTTAATAGGGATAGTATGTGATTCTGAGCTAATTTACAGACTTGCTCACCGAATAAAGCTAGCCGAACTCTGCTAGCTTAATTGTAGAGTTGATTCCAATCGGTATTTTTACTGTGCCAACGTAAAATTTTTATCATTCGGTTAGCTGTTAATGTTAAAGGAGTATTTCTTGGATAAATAAGACTATAGGTCGCTTCTGGTAAAGGAGATTGTAGTTTTATTTCAGACAAAGCATGATCTAATAATAACGGTTTTGACATTGCATAAGCGATGATCATTAAATAATCGCTTTTCAGTGCTAAATTTAGACCACATATTATCGAATCAGTAAATAGTGGTGCCGAATCTAATTGATTATAGGTATTTTGTAAAAAATTTTGTATTTGCTGATAGTAGCCCATATCGGTTGCAGGTACTAACCAGTTAGCACTACGTAGTTGCTCTAGGTCTGTACAGTTTTCTAAAGAATGTCCTTTTCGACATAAAATAGTAAATGGTGCTTTAAATAAGGGTTCTTCAATAAATTCATTGAGTGGTATATTTTCAGAGACAGTGCCAATGGCAAAATCTAATTTGTTTTCTCGTAACTCAGGCATGAGTACTGAAAGTTGTCCCTCTTTTAAAAATAGACTGGCTTTGGGTAAGAATTTTTTAAACTCAGCTAACATTTTTGGATAAATAGTTAACAAAATTAAAGAGGAGCAGCCAATTCGCAAATAACCTTCGGCTTGTTCATTCACATATTGTAACTCTTCAGTAGCCTTTTGTAGTTCACTTAAAATTACTTCCATTCTAATTGAGAATAGTCGTCCCGCTTCTGTTAATTGAACACCGCGAACGCCGCGGATAATTAATGCTGTGCCTAGGCTACTTTCTAACTCTTTCATTGACCGAGTTAGTGCAGGCTGCGATTGGTTTAATGCGCGCGACGCTGCCCTAATACTGCCGTATTTAATAATTGCTTGAAAAACTTTCAATTGACCAATTTTAGGTAAATATTTTATGCCTAGACCTATCAGTTTTTGTTATCACATGGTGGAAAATAGTATTCCCCTATAAAGAGAAAGGGAATATATATTAATGAATATTAACTAATACATTGTAATATAATGATATTTTTGTGATCTGGATCACATTTTATTATTATGAATACCGAATAAAACTACAACGGATTATTCCATTTAATTTAAGGTGAGCGCATGAAAATAGAAAACGATATATGATGATATTACTACTTTTTATCGGTTATTTAGTTGTTTATATCGATAAAACAGTAATTGGTTTAGCCATGATAGATATAAGTAAAGAGCTTGATCTTTCAACTAAAGATGTTGGTTATATTACGGGATTATTCTTTCTTATTCGGTATTTCAAATTCCAGCCGGTTGGTTAAATGATCGTATTGGCTATAAAAAAGTGTTATTGCTTTCTCTGGTCATAATCGGGGCTTGTGCATTTCTTTTTGGCTTTATCGGCTCAACGATTGCGTTATTAATCACTTTCCGTTTTTTAGCTGGAGTCGGGCATTCAGGCTATCCTTGTTCATGCGCAAAGGCAGTCTCTTCTAATTTTGCAGTAGATGAAAGAACATTAGCTCAGTCCATTTTACTCTCTTCAAGCGGTGTCGCTATGATTATAGGGCCAATTGCAGTTAGTTATACTTTGAGCTTAATTGGTTGGCGTTGGACCTATATTGACTTAGCGCTTATCGCGTTTGTAGTTGCATTATTAATTTTAGTCGGTGTTCCTAACTTGAAGAAAAGTGGTACCAATACTGCGGTGAATTCAGAACCGAAAATATCGTATTTTTCACTATTGAAAAATCCAGTAGTGGTATTACTTTTTATTGCTATATTTGGCGTTAATATTCCAGCGTATGGTTTGATGCTTTGGCTACCTAAATATTTGGTACAAGCAAGAGATCTAAATTTAGAATGGGCAGCATATGTCATGGCTTTTGGTGGCGTAGCTCAGTGGATTTCTTCTATTGGTAGTGGATGGTTCGTTGGAAAATATATGCGAAATAGAGAGAAGAGAGTTATTTTTGTGAGTTCACTTATTTCTGCGGTTTGTATCTGGTTAGTCTATTTTAATTCAAATATTATCGTATCGGCTATATTCCTATTTATTGCCTATATCTTTTTGATGACCTCTTTTGTCACTATTTTCACTTTACCAATGAAATGGCTACCTGCCAATGTGATTGGTTCTGCTATGGGAGTTGTTAATACAGGCGGGACTTTAGGTGGATTTGTTTCTCCAATCGTTATTGGTTTTATGATCTCTAGTGAAAATAGTGCTATGTCAGGCGATTTTTCTTTTGCCTTTATGTTTCTTTCAGCTGGAATGGTACTGGCTGCGTTAATCGTGTTACCGTTGAAAAAACCACAACACGAATTAGCTTGAAATAATTAATTATAGGAGTCGAATTATGCAAACTGTAAATACTTTAATTGAATCGGTCAAAAATGAGGTTATTGGATGGCGTCGTCATATTCATCAATATCCAGATTTAACATTCAATGAACAAAAAACTGCTAATTATATTTATGAGCAATTGGAAAAAATTGAAGGACTACAACTAAGTCGTCCAACTCCCACTAGTGTGACAGCTTATTTGGCAGGTGCGCAATCTGGTAAAACGATTGCTTTACGAGGGGATATTGATGCGTTACCTATCACTGAGTGTAGTGGTGAAACTTTTAGTTCAACAAATACAGGCGTCATGCACGCTTGTGGGCATGATGCACACGCGGCAATGTTATTAGGTGCGGCAAAAGTTCTTGCTCAACTTAAAGCTCAAATTAAAGGAAATGTACTTTTCATTTTCCAACCTGCGGAAGAAGTGCCACCAGGAGGTGCGAAAGAGCTAGTCGAAAAAGGGGTTCTCGATAATGTAGATATGATTTTTGGACTGCATGTATTTCCAAATATTGAAACCGGTAAAATTTCCCTTAAGCGTCGAGTATTTAGTGCTTCGAGTGATAATTTTGATATTACGATTAAAGGTGTTGGGGGTCATGGCTCGATGCCTCAAAACTGTATCGATCCAATTACGATTGGTGCAGAAGTCGTTAGTGCATTACAGCAAATTGTGGCGCGTAATCTTGATCCACTACATGCTCCAGTATTAACTGTTGCAACATTTCAGGCTGGCGATAGCTATAATGTTATTCCTACAACCGCGCATTTAGCTGGTACGCTAAGAACTCACAATAAAGATGTTCGTCAGAAGGTACCACAATTGATGGAACGCATTGTCGCTGGTATCACTCAAGCTCATGGTGCGGATTATGAGTTTAAATGGACAACGGGATATACCATTGGTGATAATGCTGAAGAAACCTGTGATATTGCGCAACAAGTGATCACCAATGTGGTTGGTGAAGACAATCTTATTATCGCCTCAGCACCAATGTTTGGTAGTGAAGATTTCTCTTCTTATCAAGAAAAAGTCCCAGGTTGTTTCCTATTTATGGGGTCGGGTAATAAAGCAAAAGGTACGACAGTAGGTCTACATAATGCGAAATTTATTTTAGACGAAGATGTGTTAGATATCGGCGTAAAAATGCATGTTGGCTTCGTTCAACAGCTTTTAATATCATAATTTTTATTGGTATTTTAAGAGGGTAATGAGCACTATATTTTAATATCGTACTCATTACCCTCTTTCTTTCTATTTTTTGCCATTTTATAACGGGGCGAACTGGTCATAATTAAATCAATTTATTTTTATCTGGATTCACTTTCAACAAAGCATTACAATACAACTCGCTAAAATCGCGGATTTAAAGCCGTTTTCATTTTAACAATTACAACTAGCTGAGTTATTGATGAGCAAAAAATTACATATCAAAACTTGGGGCTGCCAGATGAATGAGTATGACTCATCAAAAATGGCCGACCTCCTTGAATCTACCCATGGTCTAACATTAACTGAAGATGCCGAAGAAGCCGATATTTTATTATTAAATACCTGTTCTATTCGGGAAAAAGCACAAGAAAAAGTATTTCATCAGTTAGGCCGATGGAAAAATTTAAAAAAACATAATCCGAATATTATTATTGGTGTTGGTGGCTGCGTCGCTTCACAAGAAGGTGAACATATTCGTAAACGAGCCCCTTTTGTCGATATTATCTTTGGCCCGCAGACTTTTCACCGTTTACCAGAGATGATCAACCGTATTAGTAGCAGTGAAAACACGCATATTGTTGATGTTAGTTTCCCTGAAATTGAAAAATTTGATAGTTTACCCGAGCCTCGTAGTGAAGGCCCGACAGCATTTGTCTCTATTATGGAAGGGTGTAATAAGTATTGTACTTATTGTGTGGTACCTTATACCCGAGGCGAAGAAGTGAGTCGACCATTTGATGATGTCATTTATGAAATTGCACAGTTGGCAGCGCAGGGCGTGCGTGAAGTAAATTTACTGGGACAAAATGTAAATGCGTATCGTGGTCCAACTTTTGATGGTGGCCTTTGTACTTTTGCCGAGTTATTACGTTTAGTTGCGGCAATCGATGGTATTGATCGTATTCGCTTTACGACTAGTCATCCAATTGAGTTTACTGATGACATTATTGAAGTTTATCAAGATACACCTGAACTAGTTAGTTATTTACATCTACCAGTACAAAGTGGTTCTGATCGTGTGCTTAATCTGATGAAGCGAACACATACTGCACTTGAGTATAAATCAATTATTCGTAAGTTACATAAAGTTCGTCCAAATATTCAAATTAGCTCTGACTTTATTGTTGGTTTCCCAGGTGAAACACAGGAAGATTTTGAGCAGACGATGAAACTGATCGCTGATGTTAATTTTGATTTAAGTTATAGCTTTGTTTATTCTGCAAGACCAGGAACACCAGCAGCAGATATGGAAGATAACGTTTCAGAAGAAGAGAAAAAACAGCGTCTTTATATCTTACAAGAACGAATCAATCAGCAAGCTATGCAATTTAGTCGTAAAATGTTGGGTACTGTGCAAAGAGTATTAGTTGAAGGTCCATCTAAAAAAGATTTAATGGAGCTAACGGGACGCACTGAGAATAACCGTATCGTCAATTTTGAGGGGCAACCTGATATGATTGGTAAATTTGTAGATGTTGAAATCACCGATGTTTATCCAAATTCATTACGTGGTAAAGTGATTCGTACTGAAGATGAGATGGATTTACGAATTAGCCTATCACCAAGCTCTATTATTGCTAAAACTCAGAAAGCGGATGCGCTCGGTGTGGAAATTTATCGCCCTTAATGGTGAAAAATATTTGAAGGATAACGCTTGAACATTATTACACACGAAATTAATTTGGAACCAGCAGATAATCAGCGATTAAATGCATTATGTGGGCCTCATAACAATAACATTAAACAGCTAGAAAAGCGTTTAGGTATTGAGATTAATCATCGTAGTAATCAATTTAGGTTAACTGGCGATACGATTTGCGCGCAAGCTGCCGCGCAAATTTTGCAAGATTTGTATAAGCAGACAACCAATAAACAACAAATAGTTGATATTGAACCTAAGCAGATACACCTTGCGATTAAGCAAAGTGGTGCACTTGAAAAAGCATCTCAACATTTACCTGCTCATGCTCTATATGATGGCGGTAAATTAGTGATGATTAAGACTAAACGTGGTGTGATTAAGCCTCGTACGCCAAATCAAGCAACTTATATTGCTAATGTTATGAATTATGACATTACGTTTGGTATTGGTCCTGCTGGTACCGGGAAAACCTATTTAGCTGTTGCTGCCGCAGTCGATGCCCTTGAAAAACAGGAAATCCGTCGAATACTATTAACGCGACCCGCAGTTGAAGCGGGTGAAAAGCTTGGTTTTTTACCGGGAGATTTAAGCCAAAAAGTCGATCCTTATTTACGTCCGCTGTATGATGCGTTATTTGAAATGCTTGGTTTTGAGAAAGTAGAAAAATTGATCGAGAAAAACGTTATTGAGGTTGCGCCGTTAGCTTATATGCGAGGACGAACGCTTAATGATGCTTTTATTATTTTGGATGAGAGTCAAAATACAACGATTGAGCAGATGAAAATGTTTTTGACGCGTATTGGTTTTAATTCTAAAGCAGTTATTACTGGGGATATTACTCAGATAGACTTACCTCGTCATCAAAAATCTGGTCTAAAACATGCTATTGAAGTGTTAAATCAAGTCGACGATATCAGTTTCAACTTTTTCCATAGTGAAGATGTCGTTCGACATCCTGTTGTTGCTAGAATTGTTAATGCCTATGATAAATGGGAACAAGCCGAGGAGCAACGTAAGGTGGAAAATCGGCAGAATCAAATAAAGAGTCATCAGGAGTAGCAAGTTATACAACAGCTAAATTCGCGAGATCGAGCAAAGATTCGGGATCACAGTGCAGAAGCTAATTTATTTCTACGCAGGGCATTGATTGCTTTTGCGGTCGTATTGATGATGGTTGTTGTTTTGCTTGTCACTCTCGCACATTTACAAATATTGAGTTTTGGTTATTACAATACAAAATCTAATAATAACCGTATTGAAATTATCCCTATTCCACCGAATCGAGGGGTGATTTATGATAGAAATGGTACACCGTTAGCGATTAACAATACGATTTATCAGTTAAAAATTATCCCTGACAAAATTAGTAACTTAGAAGAGCAGCTTAATGAGTTAAGAGGACTCGTTGATCTGACTGACGAAGATATTGAAATTTTCCAAAAAGAGCGCCGTAGCTATAAAGCTCACCGACCGGTTCCCCTTAAAGATAATTTGACAGAAAAAGAGATTGCTAAATTTGTTGTTAATCAGCACCGTTTCCCTTTTGTTAATATTTCAGGTAATCAGCATCGTTACTATCCATATTCGAGTGCTTTAACTCATGTATTAGGCTATGTCTCGAAAATTAATAATCAGGATAAAGCACGCTTAGAAGAGGAAAATAAGCTTAGTGATTATGTCGGTACACTTAATATCGGCAAAATTGGTGTGGAACGTTTTTATGAAGATTTACTCCATGGCACGCCTGGATATGAAGAAGTTGAGGTCAATAATCGAGGAACGATTGTTCGCCAATTAAATCACAATCCTCCTCAAGCGGGAGAAGATATCTATTTAACGATTGATCTCAATTTACAGCTATATATTCAAAAATTGCTAGATGGTAGAAAGGCTGCGGTTGTTGCAATCGATCCTAATAATGGTGAGGTGTTAGCCTTGGTCTCAAGTCCAAGCTATGATCCTAATCTTTTTGTCGGTGGGATCTCTTCTAAAAAATATAATGCGTTATTAGAAGATAAAGATAAACCGCTATTTAATCGGGCAATGTTGGGATCTTATCCACCAGCTTCAACAGTAAAACCATTTATTGCTGTTTCAGCGCTGAGTGAAGGGGTGATAACGCCTAAAACCATAGTGACGGATCCTGGTTATTGGTTACTTCCAGGAACAGAAAAGCGTTTTCGTGACTGGTTACGTTGGGGACATGGTAAAGTTGATGTTGTTAAATCATTAGAAGAGTCTGTGGATACTTATTATTATCAAGTCGCTTATGATATGGGAATTGATCGCCTCTCTGCATGGATGAATAAATTTGGTTATGGTGAACGTACTGG is drawn from Orbaceae bacterium BiB and contains these coding sequences:
- the ppc gene encoding phosphoenolpyruvate carboxylase → MNTDYSLMKSNVNMLGTLLGNAITRAAGQETLDRVEHIRQLAKVSQQGDSAAHDELLDAIKNLSNEELLPIARAFNQFLNLANTAAEYYGISPHGEAVSSPQKLTELFNILKTQNIDRSAISQAIDKLSIELVLTAHPTEINRRTLINTYTSINNCLSQLDHDDLADYEKDRIMRRLRQLVCQAWYTDEIRKQRPTPIDEAKWGFSVIEDSLWEGVPLFLREFNDQLVYAFDQQLPVEQVPIKFTSWMGGDRDGNPNVTAKITAKVMLQARIKAIELFLADIQVLVRELSMSECTDDVLDYLAVGTECAEPYRVVMKKLRIRLVNTHLYLKSLLNEEDILPPADILLKNEQLWQPLYMCYNSLIACGMSTIAHGPLLDTLRRIKSFGLQLVRLDIRQDSSFHTQALDALTQELKIGSYASWSEEEKQQFLLTELASNRPLLPYQWQQEEQVKEVFDTCKVIAHAGEESIAAYVISMAKTPSDILAVCLLLKSANCQKEIPIVPLFETLDDLNNAKSVMQKLLDIPWYREKINGRQMVMIGYSDSAKDAGTLAASWAQYRSQEELVKLFADYQIELTLFHGRGGSIGRGGAPAHAALLSQPPGSLKGGLRVTEQGEMIRFKLGLPEIALSSLMLYASAILQANLLPPPNPQQAWRDIMDEMSVKSCQCYRHYVRDEPQFVSYFRAVTPEAELGRLPLGSRPQKRNKGGGIESLRAIPWVFAWTQNRLMLPSWLGAGTALKGAITDGKENLLKEMYYHWPFFNTRLGMLEMVYAKADTNIYQYYEKRLVDRSMWHLGDMLCSMLKEDIETVLKITDDDSLMADLPWIAESVALRNTYIEPLNLLQVELLERSRKNPQENSIVEQALMITISGIAAGMRNSG
- a CDS encoding tetratricopeptide repeat protein; the protein is MAKAQNNLANLYVDGLGVNRDLLKAFEYYQKAANQHFALAQYNLALAYKNGTGTTRNILLSIDWFTLAGQQGISDANLNIGLIYFFGDGIPQNKKIAADWFSKAAKESNSEALYYLAVMSEKGDGITQDYLAAIYCYTEAAEHDYVPAMYNLGIMYATGIGTKPNNSKAAYWFTKAADNGNVDAQFNIGVMYDIGGGVEQDPVKAVEWYIKAAENGSMDAQYNLATKYLDGNGIIKNKGRAIYWFTKAAEQGDEDAKANLAELLRQDEYNDETD
- a CDS encoding transposase; amino-acid sequence: MSKKYDPQFKQEAINLALNSEQTYRQTANDLGINYKTFCNWMYQTMNKPTHQAIKSNKKPDYHELERQNKAMKKELELRKKEIDILKKAAQYFASLK
- a CDS encoding IS3 family transposase, with translation MKKQNTLSKRRLFHLFDVSSSGYYAYLKRLPSQRTVFNQQLDKKIETLFEDHRHLYGYRRLHVELLEEGYCLSRERVRRRMHKLHLKAKQRKKYKQTTHSNHNKPVAENILDRHFTMDTPNQAWVCDITYIKVNGQWLYLAIVLDLYSRKIIGWAMDTHMESSLVCQALTMALLHRGYPSKVIVHSDRGGQYCSDDYQAILTAYGLTCSMSRKGNCWDNAVAESFFHTLKTEWIYRHKLENMAQAKSMILWYIEVYYNRVRKHSYLNYLSPVQFEEKMI
- a CDS encoding LysR substrate-binding domain-containing protein — encoded protein: MKVFQAIIKYGSIRAASRALNQSQPALTRSMKELESSLGTALIIRGVRGVQLTEAGRLFSIRMEVILSELQKATEELQYVNEQAEGYLRIGCSSLILLTIYPKMLAEFKKFLPKASLFLKEGQLSVLMPELRENKLDFAIGTVSENIPLNEFIEEPLFKAPFTILCRKGHSLENCTDLEQLRSANWLVPATDMGYYQQIQNFLQNTYNQLDSAPLFTDSIICGLNLALKSDYLMIIAYAMSKPLLLDHALSEIKLQSPLPEATYSLIYPRNTPLTLTANRMIKILRWHSKNTDWNQLYN
- a CDS encoding MFS transporter; this encodes MPAGWLNDRIGYKKVLLLSLVIIGACAFLFGFIGSTIALLITFRFLAGVGHSGYPCSCAKAVSSNFAVDERTLAQSILLSSSGVAMIIGPIAVSYTLSLIGWRWTYIDLALIAFVVALLILVGVPNLKKSGTNTAVNSEPKISYFSLLKNPVVVLLFIAIFGVNIPAYGLMLWLPKYLVQARDLNLEWAAYVMAFGGVAQWISSIGSGWFVGKYMRNREKRVIFVSSLISAVCIWLVYFNSNIIVSAIFLFIAYIFLMTSFVTIFTLPMKWLPANVIGSAMGVVNTGGTLGGFVSPIVIGFMISSENSAMSGDFSFAFMFLSAGMVLAALIVLPLKKPQHELA
- a CDS encoding amidohydrolase, with the translated sequence MQTVNTLIESVKNEVIGWRRHIHQYPDLTFNEQKTANYIYEQLEKIEGLQLSRPTPTSVTAYLAGAQSGKTIALRGDIDALPITECSGETFSSTNTGVMHACGHDAHAAMLLGAAKVLAQLKAQIKGNVLFIFQPAEEVPPGGAKELVEKGVLDNVDMIFGLHVFPNIETGKISLKRRVFSASSDNFDITIKGVGGHGSMPQNCIDPITIGAEVVSALQQIVARNLDPLHAPVLTVATFQAGDSYNVIPTTAHLAGTLRTHNKDVRQKVPQLMERIVAGITQAHGADYEFKWTTGYTIGDNAEETCDIAQQVITNVVGEDNLIIASAPMFGSEDFSSYQEKVPGCFLFMGSGNKAKGTTVGLHNAKFILDEDVLDIGVKMHVGFVQQLLIS
- the miaB gene encoding tRNA (N6-isopentenyl adenosine(37)-C2)-methylthiotransferase MiaB; this encodes MSKKLHIKTWGCQMNEYDSSKMADLLESTHGLTLTEDAEEADILLLNTCSIREKAQEKVFHQLGRWKNLKKHNPNIIIGVGGCVASQEGEHIRKRAPFVDIIFGPQTFHRLPEMINRISSSENTHIVDVSFPEIEKFDSLPEPRSEGPTAFVSIMEGCNKYCTYCVVPYTRGEEVSRPFDDVIYEIAQLAAQGVREVNLLGQNVNAYRGPTFDGGLCTFAELLRLVAAIDGIDRIRFTTSHPIEFTDDIIEVYQDTPELVSYLHLPVQSGSDRVLNLMKRTHTALEYKSIIRKLHKVRPNIQISSDFIVGFPGETQEDFEQTMKLIADVNFDLSYSFVYSARPGTPAADMEDNVSEEEKKQRLYILQERINQQAMQFSRKMLGTVQRVLVEGPSKKDLMELTGRTENNRIVNFEGQPDMIGKFVDVEITDVYPNSLRGKVIRTEDEMDLRISLSPSSIIAKTQKADALGVEIYRP